From Rutidosis leptorrhynchoides isolate AG116_Rl617_1_P2 chromosome 3, CSIRO_AGI_Rlap_v1, whole genome shotgun sequence, a single genomic window includes:
- the LOC139895675 gene encoding protein PSK SIMULATOR 1-like, whose product MPKLYYTWQLLSDKNMARLRSESICTEGVRKIVSMDDEFLLGLACAEMVENLKVVAITVSRLSKRCEDSSLRSFETLFDRFANTGRDPYGWILSWKEMEAKIKKMERYVTATNTLHREIDELTVIENSLKKLLQCNSNHKIDHTMKHQKVLDIQHKVQWQEQEIKYLKEKSLWNKSFDTVTSLLARSIFTILARIKLVFHVNHGYCYYPSSLPRSLSASATVYPSDQSLDSFNFVSGPLFKSSKHQENNHLSHGFFETNSKILKPSSNTLGAAALALHYANLIIVTERMIRSPQLVGVDARDDIYSMLPNSIRSSLRCRLKGIGFTAGDPVLAGEWKEALRKILEWLSPLAHNMMKWQSERCFEHQNLIPKTGVLLLQTLFFADQEKTEDAITELLVGLNYICRFEREMNAKALLNCTNFKNMQQQQHTS is encoded by the coding sequence ATGCCGAAGTTATATTACACGTGGCAGCTTTTATCCGATAAAAATATGGCTCGTTTACGCAGTGAATCGATATGCACAGAAGGTGTTCGAAAAATTGTCTCAATGGATGATGAGTTTCTTCTCGGGTTGGCATGTGCTGAGATGGTTGAGAACTTGAAAGTAGTTGCGATAACGGTGTCAAGGCTGAGTAAAAGATGTGAAGACTCGAGTTTACGGTCTTTCGAGACACTGTTTGATCGGTTCGCGAACACGGGCCGTGATCCATATGGTTGGATATTGAGCTGGAAAGAAATGGAGGCCAAGATTAAGAAGATGGAAAGATATGTTACAGCTACTAATACGCTTCATCGAGAGATTGATGAGTTAACTGTAATCGAAAACAGTTTGAAGAAATTGTTACAATGTAACAGTAATCATAAAATTGATCATACTATGAAGCATCAAAAGGTTCTTGATATACAACATAAGGTACAATGGCAGGAACAAGAAATTAAGTATTTAAAAGAGAAGTCTTTATGGAATAAAAGTTTCGATACAGTAACTTCATTGCTTGCAAGATCAATTTTCACAATTCTTgcaagaattaaacttgttttccatgttaaccatggttattgttacTATCCTTCTTCCCTTCCTCGTAGTCTTTCGGCTTCAGCTACTGTTTATCCGTCAGATCAATCGTTGGATTCGTTCAACTTTGTATCAGGGCCTTTGTTTAAAAGTTCAAAACATCAAGAAAACAACCATCTTTCACATGGTTTTTTTGAGACGAATTCAAAGATTTTGAAACCATCATCAAACACTTTAGGAGCTGCTGCTCTTGCTTTACATTATGCCAATTTGATAATTGTGACAGAAAGGATGATAAGATCGCCTCAATTGGTTGGTGTCGATGCAAGGGACGATATCTACTCGATGTTGCCTAATAGCATTCGGTCTTCATTAAGGTGTCGGTTAAAAGGGATCGGGTTTACGGCAGGTGATCCGGTTCTTGCAGGGGAATGGAAAGAAGCTTTGAGGAAGATATTAGAGTGGTTGTCACCATTGGCACATAACATGATGAAATGGCAAAGTGAAAGATGCTTTGAACATCAGAATTTGATACCAAAAACTGGCGTTCTTCTTTTGCAAACACTCTTCTTTGCAGATCAAGAGAAAACTGAGGATGCAATAACTGAGCTTTTAGTTGGTTTAAATTATATTTGCAGGTTTGAAAGAGAGATGAATGCTAAAGCCTTGTTAAATTGCACCAATTTCAAGAAtatgcagcagcagcagcatactAGTTAA